AGATCCTTTGTCCTTGTAGAAAGACTAGAAGATAAAAGCACTTATAGCAAAGGTACTCATAAAATCATCGTATACAAATCCCCTATTTCAGCATTAACTTTACAAAAAAGAGCTGGTTTCATCGATACACTCTCACTTACTTAGTGGGAGTTCCATTTCGTAAAAGAGCAGAAGTGTTTACACTATAAAAAATAGTTTATAAAAGCCAAATTACAAATCAATTATTAAAGAAAAATATAAGGTTTCCTATAAAAAGTTAACCAAATTTAAATAATAAATTATGTTCACGACTTAGTTGGTTTATCCAACCAAAGTATCAAAGATGCTTTTTAAAGTAGGAGGTCATAAAATGGAAAACAAGCTACAACATAAAATACAAGAGTATACTGCTGAGCAAATTCAAGTGTTAGAAGGATTAGATCCTGTTAGAAAGCGTCCAGGTATGTATATAGGTAGTACTGGTTTAAGAGGTTTGCATCATCTTGTTTACGAAGTAGTAGACAATAGTATTGATGAGGCCTTAGCTGGTTATTGTGATAAAATCGAGGTCATTATTAATGAGGATAATTCTATAAAGGTAACAGATAACGGGAGGGGAATACCAGTAGATATTCACCCTCAAACAGGAAAATCCACTCTAGAAACTGTATTAACCGTACTTCATGCTGGAGGTAAATTTGGAGGAGGAGGATATAAGGTTTCTGGTGGTCTACATGGGGTAGGTGTATCTGTTGTAAATGCTCTATCAGAGTATTTAGAAATAGAAATCAAGAGAAATGGTAAAATCTATTTTCAAAAATATGAAAAGGGAAATCCATTATACGATGTAAAAGAGGTTGGTAATACTACAGATACAGGAACAACGGTTGTATTTAAACCTGATGAAGAAATATTTGATGAAATAGTATATCGTTATGACACCTTAGAGCATCGTTTAAGAGAACTGGCCTTCCTAAACAAAGGAATTAAAATTATCCTAAAGGATAAACGTGAAGATGAAGAACAAGAAAAAACCTTTCACTACAGTGGTGGACTACAGGAATTTGTTAAACATTTAAATAAAAATAGAGAAGCTTTACATGATAAAATTATCTATTTCGATAAATCTAAAGAAGGTAGTGTAGTAGAGGTTGCCATGCAATATACCGATGCCTACACAGAAAATATTTTTAGTTTTGCTAATAATATTAATACCCAAGAAGGTGGAACCCATTTAAGTGGTTTTAAGTCTGCTTTAACAAGAATTGTCAATGATTATGCCCGAAAAAATGGATTTTTAAAGGACAAGGACGTTAATTTACTAGGAGAAGATATTCGTGAGGGGTTAACAGCCATCGTTTCTGTAAAGTTAGAAGATCCTCAATTTGAAGGACAAACTAAAACCAAGCTAGGAAACAGTGAGATGAAGGGCCTTGCTGAATCTATTACCGGTGAAAACCTAGAAATTTTTTTAGAGGAAAATCCCATAGAGGCTAAACTTATTGTAGAAAAAGGTCTAAGAGCTCAAAGAGCTAGGGAAGCTGCGAAAAAGGCCAGAGAATTAACAAGAAGAAAAGGTGTTTTAGAAAATACTGCCCTGCCTGGAAAATTAGCAGATTGCTCGGAAAAAGATCCTGCCTTAAGTGAAATCTACTTAGTAGAGGGTGACTCTGCCGGGGGCAGTGCAAAGCAAGGGAGAGATCGTGCTACACAAGCGATTCTTCCCTTAAGAGGTAAAATACTAAATGTTGAAAAAGCTCGTTTAGACAAGATATTAAATTATAATGAAATTAGAGCTATGATTACCGCCTTTGGTACTGGGATAGGTGATGAGTTTGATATAGAAAAACTAAGGTATCATAAAATTGTCATTATGACGGATGCCGATGTAGATGGTGCCCATATTCGAACTCTATTACTAACATTTTTCTTTAGATATATGAAACCTTTAGTAGAATTTGGACATATCTATGCTGCTCAACCACCTTTATATAAAATTAAAAAAGGTAAAGCAGAGTATTATGCTTACTCTGATAAGGAGTTAAATAAAATATTAGATGACCTTGGCAGAGAAACAAAAGCTGATATTCAAAGATACAAAGGTCTTGGGGAGATGAATCCAGAGCAACTTTGGGAAACAACTATGAATCCAGAACATAGGACCCTATTGCAAATAACAATAGACGATGCAGCGGCAGCAGACGAAATTTTTATAACATTAATGGGGGACAAGGTGGAGCCTAGAAGAGAATTTATCGAAAAAAATGCAAAATATGTTACAAATTTAGATATATAGGGGGAATAAAACATGACAGAAGAAAATAATAAAATTGTCCCTATAGGTATAGAAGATGAAATGAAAAAGTCTTATATTGACTATGCCATGAGTGTTATCGTAGGAAGGGCTCTTCCTGACGTAAGGGATGGACTAAAACCTGTTCACAGAAGAATACTATATGCAATGAATGAATTAAATACTACTCCAGATAAACCCCATAGAAAATCAGCCCGTATTGTTGGGGACGTTTTAGGTAAGTATCACCCCCATGGGGATACAGCTGTATATGATGCTATGGTAAGATTAGCCCAAAACTTTTCTACAAGATATTTATTAGTAGATGGTCATGGAAACTTTGGTTCTGTTGATGGAGATAGTGCTGCTGCTATGCGTTATACAGAGGCAAGGCTTTCAAAAATTTCTATGGAAATGATTCGAGATATTCAAAAAGAAACAGTAGATTTTATACCTAACTTTGACGAGACGATGAATGAACCTGTGGTATTACCTAGTAAATTTCCAAATTTATTGGTAAACGGTTCAAGTGGTATCGCTGTAGGAATGGCGACCTCTATACCACCCCATAATTTAGGAGAGGTTATAGATGGGGTTATCAGTATTATTGAAGAACCAGAAGCTGATATAGAAAAAATAATGGAATCCATAAAAGGACCAGATTTCCCTACTGGTGCCTACATCATGGGAAAAGAAGGTATCAAACAAGCCTATAGAACAGGACGGGGAAAAGTTAAGGTTAGGGCTAAAGCATCCATAGAGGAGATACAAAAAGGAAAGCAACAGATTATTGTTACAGAGATACCCTATCAAGTTAATAAAGCAAGATTGATAGAAAAAATAGCTGACTTAGTAAGGGATAAAAAGATAGAAGGTATTTCAGACTTAAGGGATGAGAGTGACCGAACTGGTATGCGGATTGTTATAGAATTAAAAAGAGACGCCAATGCCAATGTAGTTTTAAATAAACTATATAAACACTCTCAAATGCAAGAAACCTTTAGTATTATTATGATTGCTTTAGTTAACGGTCAACCTAGAGTATTAAATATTAGGGAAATATTAAACCATTATTTAGAGCATCAAAAAGATATTATTGTTCGAAGAACCAAATATGATTTAAATAAGGCAGAGGCAAAGGCCCATATTTTAGAAGGATTAAAAATTGCCCTAGACCATTTAGACCAGGTCATCACCTTAATTAGATCTTCTTCAACAGTTCAAGTTGCAAAAGAAGGATTAATAAATAATTTTAAACTATCTGAAAAACAAGCCCAAGCTATTTTAGATATGAGGCTTCAAAAACTAACTGGCTTAGAAAGAGAAAAAATTGAAGAGGAGTACCAAGAAGTATTGAAGCTTATTAAGGAATTAAAAGAAATACTGGCCAATGAACAATTGGTATTAAATATTATTAAAGAAGAGTTATTAGAAATAAAAGAAAAATACAATGATGATAGAAGAACTGAAATCTTATTTGATGTAGATGAAATTAATATAGAAGATATGATTGATGAAGAAGATGTAGTTATTACATTAACCCATTTTGGATATATTAAACGTCTACCGATAGACACCTACAAAAG
Above is a window of Natronincola ferrireducens DNA encoding:
- the gyrB gene encoding DNA topoisomerase (ATP-hydrolyzing) subunit B, whose protein sequence is MENKLQHKIQEYTAEQIQVLEGLDPVRKRPGMYIGSTGLRGLHHLVYEVVDNSIDEALAGYCDKIEVIINEDNSIKVTDNGRGIPVDIHPQTGKSTLETVLTVLHAGGKFGGGGYKVSGGLHGVGVSVVNALSEYLEIEIKRNGKIYFQKYEKGNPLYDVKEVGNTTDTGTTVVFKPDEEIFDEIVYRYDTLEHRLRELAFLNKGIKIILKDKREDEEQEKTFHYSGGLQEFVKHLNKNREALHDKIIYFDKSKEGSVVEVAMQYTDAYTENIFSFANNINTQEGGTHLSGFKSALTRIVNDYARKNGFLKDKDVNLLGEDIREGLTAIVSVKLEDPQFEGQTKTKLGNSEMKGLAESITGENLEIFLEENPIEAKLIVEKGLRAQRAREAAKKARELTRRKGVLENTALPGKLADCSEKDPALSEIYLVEGDSAGGSAKQGRDRATQAILPLRGKILNVEKARLDKILNYNEIRAMITAFGTGIGDEFDIEKLRYHKIVIMTDADVDGAHIRTLLLTFFFRYMKPLVEFGHIYAAQPPLYKIKKGKAEYYAYSDKELNKILDDLGRETKADIQRYKGLGEMNPEQLWETTMNPEHRTLLQITIDDAAAADEIFITLMGDKVEPRREFIEKNAKYVTNLDI
- the gyrA gene encoding DNA gyrase subunit A, whose amino-acid sequence is MTEENNKIVPIGIEDEMKKSYIDYAMSVIVGRALPDVRDGLKPVHRRILYAMNELNTTPDKPHRKSARIVGDVLGKYHPHGDTAVYDAMVRLAQNFSTRYLLVDGHGNFGSVDGDSAAAMRYTEARLSKISMEMIRDIQKETVDFIPNFDETMNEPVVLPSKFPNLLVNGSSGIAVGMATSIPPHNLGEVIDGVISIIEEPEADIEKIMESIKGPDFPTGAYIMGKEGIKQAYRTGRGKVKVRAKASIEEIQKGKQQIIVTEIPYQVNKARLIEKIADLVRDKKIEGISDLRDESDRTGMRIVIELKRDANANVVLNKLYKHSQMQETFSIIMIALVNGQPRVLNIREILNHYLEHQKDIIVRRTKYDLNKAEAKAHILEGLKIALDHLDQVITLIRSSSTVQVAKEGLINNFKLSEKQAQAILDMRLQKLTGLEREKIEEEYQEVLKLIKELKEILANEQLVLNIIKEELLEIKEKYNDDRRTEILFDVDEINIEDMIDEEDVVITLTHFGYIKRLPIDTYKSQKRGGKGVSAVTTREEDFVEKLIITSTHDYLLFFTNQGRVYKLNVYDIPEAKRQAKGTAIVNLLQLGPNETIAATIPVNKNWDSQYLIMATQKGIIKKTQLNQFENTRKTGLIAISIREDDQLISVRLIDTNEEIIMITAKGMAIRFKEDDVRDMGRGAMGVKGITLSEEDKLVGMEVAEDNKDLLVVSKKGFGKRTSLEQYRLQSRGGKGTKTYNVTEKTGMLVGAKIVTNEDEILLISNDGIVIRLNVNNISKMGRNTKGVTLMKTDENKSIVSIAQIPKHEEEEEEEEEK